One part of the Thermocrinis sp. genome encodes these proteins:
- the accD gene encoding acetyl-CoA carboxylase, carboxyltransferase subunit beta has translation MGILDRFRKKEQEKEALWTKCPSCKAILYVPELKENLSVCPKCNYHFPMGSLERIQSLLSNYSLMFENILPSDPLNFKDTKPYKDRLIQAQKETNLTEALIVAKGNLVDREVALCVMDFNFIGGSMGSVVGERFYRACLYSAENNLPLVAIITSGGARMQEGIISLMQMAKTSIGVSFLREKKVPYITVLTNPTMGGVSASFAFLGDIILAEPQSLIGFAGPRVIEQTIKQQLPEGFQTAEFLLEKGMIDLIVHRKDLKDTLTKLIGIATSRRGCSVVR, from the coding sequence ATGGGCATCTTAGACAGGTTTAGAAAAAAAGAACAAGAAAAGGAAGCTTTATGGACTAAATGTCCCTCTTGCAAGGCTATACTTTATGTGCCAGAGCTGAAGGAAAACTTAAGTGTATGTCCTAAATGTAATTACCACTTTCCCATGGGTTCCTTAGAGAGGATTCAATCTTTATTGTCCAATTATTCTCTGATGTTTGAAAACATCCTTCCCTCTGATCCTTTAAATTTTAAAGACACAAAGCCTTACAAAGATAGGCTAATTCAAGCTCAAAAAGAGACCAATCTTACGGAAGCTCTAATAGTTGCTAAGGGGAATCTGGTAGATAGAGAAGTTGCGCTTTGTGTTATGGACTTTAACTTTATAGGTGGTAGCATGGGGTCTGTTGTGGGTGAAAGGTTTTACAGAGCCTGTTTGTATAGCGCGGAGAATAACCTTCCCTTGGTAGCTATAATAACCTCCGGTGGGGCAAGGATGCAAGAGGGCATCATTTCCCTTATGCAGATGGCAAAAACATCCATCGGCGTAAGTTTTTTAAGGGAAAAGAAGGTTCCTTATATAACAGTCTTAACGAACCCTACAATGGGTGGTGTTTCTGCCAGCTTTGCCTTCCTTGGAGACATCATTCTGGCAGAACCACAATCTCTCATTGGCTTTGCAGGTCCGAGGGTTATAGAGCAAACCATAAAGCAGCAGCTTCCTGAAGGGTTCCAAACAGCAGAGTTCCTTCTTGAAAAGGGCATGATAGATTTAATAGTTCATAGAAAGGATCTTAAGGACACACTTACTAAACTAATCGGTATAGCCACTTCAAGGAGAGGCTGCAGTGTTGTACGATGA
- a CDS encoding segregation/condensation protein A yields MLYDEEHPFAIAHRLVEDGRLDPWNVDIAQLARLYMEEIKKMELLDLRVPARAIYAAAFLLKKQVDVLFPEPKRKKEKKYTLEEIVQMFEEEEKNELQSVETQSLIIDQIKKIKKKLKEYKKSIKHGEKRKTIPIHVSKFEKALEELEKLISQGIKTFSFLDFVGNRNPVPYLLGLMVLYQDGKVDVYQKEPYSDIQVEVLEWQRI; encoded by the coding sequence GTGTTGTACGATGAAGAGCATCCTTTTGCAATAGCCCACAGACTTGTGGAAGACGGTCGTTTAGACCCATGGAACGTGGATATAGCACAGTTAGCACGTCTATATATGGAAGAGATAAAAAAGATGGAGCTTTTGGACTTGCGTGTGCCAGCCAGGGCTATTTATGCTGCTGCTTTTTTACTAAAAAAACAGGTAGATGTGTTGTTTCCTGAACCAAAAAGAAAAAAAGAAAAAAAATACACTCTGGAGGAAATAGTCCAAATGTTCGAGGAGGAGGAAAAAAATGAGCTTCAGAGTGTAGAGACACAGAGCCTAATAATTGATCAGATAAAAAAAATTAAAAAAAAATTAAAAGAATATAAGAAAAGTATTAAGCACGGCGAGAAAAGGAAAACCATACCCATACACGTATCAAAGTTTGAGAAGGCGCTCGAAGAGCTTGAAAAATTGATAAGTCAAGGGATTAAAACCTTTTCTTTTTTAGACTTTGTAGGGAACAGAAACCCTGTGCCTTATCTTTTAGGTTTGATGGTTTTGTATCAGGATGGTAAAGTGGATGTGTATCAAAAAGAGCCCTATTCGGATATTCAGGTGGAGGTTTTAGAATGGCAAAGGATATAG
- a CDS encoding class I SAM-dependent methyltransferase translates to MAKDIVSEVFSSVSKYYDFFLNLVTFGKIKNWQRDMLSFLSKEGSILDIGTGTGEVLVQSKSEGLKVGIDISFEMLKIAKGKCAECYFILADAEDLPFKDNSFKNLTVSLVYRHLHSREKFLKEAKRVLVKDGRLAILDINRFWLTPVLVFLMRFPMKPIGIILFGKDKWDFFIHSLENSVGEEELRKELETAGFAVINTNRKLMGVVYITIAKKV, encoded by the coding sequence ATGGCAAAGGATATAGTCTCAGAAGTCTTTTCTTCAGTAAGCAAATATTATGACTTTTTTTTAAACCTAGTAACCTTTGGAAAAATCAAAAACTGGCAAAGAGATATGTTGAGCTTCCTTAGTAAGGAAGGCAGTATTTTGGACATTGGCACAGGTACTGGGGAGGTGTTAGTACAATCAAAATCTGAAGGATTAAAGGTAGGTATAGATATTTCTTTTGAGATGCTAAAAATAGCAAAAGGGAAATGCGCGGAATGCTATTTCATTCTTGCTGATGCGGAAGATCTTCCTTTCAAAGACAATAGCTTTAAAAATCTTACTGTATCTCTAGTCTACAGACACCTGCACAGCAGGGAGAAATTCTTGAAGGAAGCAAAGAGAGTACTTGTAAAAGACGGAAGGCTAGCCATACTGGACATTAACAGATTTTGGTTAACACCCGTACTGGTATTTCTTATGAGGTTCCCAATGAAACCTATAGGAATTATCTTATTTGGAAAGGACAAATGGGATTTCTTTATACATTCTTTGGAGAATAGCGTTGGAGAGGAAGAACTAAGAAAAGAACTTGAGACAGCTGGGTTTGCGGTAATAAATACAAACAGAAAACTTATGGGGGTAGTTTATATAACTATTGCGAAAAAGGTATAG
- the rpmA gene encoding 50S ribosomal protein L27, protein MASKASGGSTRNGRDSHSKRLGVKRFGGQLVRAGNILVRQRGTKIYPGQNVGMGSDFTLYALTDGIVKFESRRNKKFVSVIPLTQ, encoded by the coding sequence ATGGCGTCTAAGGCAAGTGGTGGATCAACAAGAAATGGCAGAGATAGTCATTCGAAGAGATTAGGTGTTAAAAGATTTGGCGGTCAGTTGGTACGCGCTGGAAATATTTTAGTAAGGCAAAGAGGTACAAAAATATATCCAGGTCAAAATGTGGGTATGGGATCAGACTTTACACTCTATGCTTTAACGGATGGGATAGTTAAGTTCGAATCTAGAAGAAACAAAAAGTTTGTTAGTGTAATCCCTTTAACTCAATAA
- the rplU gene encoding 50S ribosomal protein L21, with product MYAIIETGGKQYMVFQGTRLKVEKLPIQEGQTIELKPILIGKEGGKIQLQKGRVIAEVVKHGKGKKVIVFKFKSKKNYKRWRGHRQSFTELLIKEIKED from the coding sequence ATGTATGCCATAATCGAGACTGGTGGTAAGCAGTATATGGTATTTCAAGGAACGCGATTGAAGGTAGAAAAACTTCCTATCCAAGAAGGGCAAACCATAGAGCTAAAGCCAATACTCATTGGGAAGGAAGGTGGAAAAATTCAGCTTCAAAAAGGTAGAGTCATTGCGGAAGTGGTAAAGCACGGGAAAGGAAAAAAGGTAATTGTGTTTAAGTTTAAGTCTAAGAAGAACTACAAAAGATGGAGAGGACATAGGCAGTCTTTTACTGAACTGTTAATAAAAGAGATAAAGGAGGATTAA
- a CDS encoding acylphosphatase, with the protein MIRAYRVFLSGRVQGVGFRSWTKRLGESYGLEGWVRNLPDGRVEVFVQGHEDVVQSFVWKLWEGPEGARVDKMEIIKEVASHEEKGFYIKY; encoded by the coding sequence ATGATCAGGGCCTACAGAGTATTCCTATCTGGTCGGGTGCAAGGGGTGGGCTTCAGAAGTTGGACCAAACGTCTGGGTGAAAGCTACGGCTTAGAAGGATGGGTACGTAACTTACCAGACGGTAGGGTGGAGGTCTTCGTTCAAGGTCATGAAGATGTAGTTCAAAGCTTTGTGTGGAAACTATGGGAAGGTCCAGAAGGAGCAAGGGTAGATAAAATGGAAATAATAAAGGAGGTGGCAAGCCATGAAGAAAAAGGTTTTTATATTAAGTATTAG
- a CDS encoding LysM peptidoglycan-binding domain-containing protein, protein MKKKVFILSISLVFNLSFAQECKYHKVKSGETLEKIAKSYGITTQELLKANKSIKPNNLKIGKKICIPISKAKNPGAKDYAIYKVKRGDTLEGIANKFGVDWRELKSFNNLKTTKLSEGQEIKIPARSVSKRTQNQTKDYETYVVQKGGRLEHLAKKLGVSERELERLNPKLKGKWLEKGTVVKVPRVEKREEKETTKYEIYTVKKGGRLEHIAKSLGISKEELEKLNPELKQKWLSKGTKVKVPIKHQKEITENYQTYVVKKTARLEHVAKKLGLSERELERLNPELKDKWLKKGTVVKIPVKNNIHATASEEKVRQPISPQKMEEREQHKETENLMDVKILKNSLPLPVEGEITKNNRGVKIIAECGTPVKAVEEGKVIYSGGDLQAYGNMIILDHGEFISLYANNQKNLVKRGEQVSKNQQIALVGRKNNSENCALYFELRNKEGIPLDPTEYLRNTQ, encoded by the coding sequence ATGAAGAAAAAGGTTTTTATATTAAGTATTAGCCTTGTATTCAACTTGTCCTTTGCTCAAGAATGTAAATATCACAAAGTCAAAAGTGGAGAAACGCTGGAAAAGATAGCGAAAAGCTACGGAATAACAACTCAAGAACTACTAAAAGCCAATAAAAGTATCAAGCCTAACAACTTAAAAATAGGGAAAAAAATATGCATACCCATTTCAAAGGCTAAAAACCCGGGTGCAAAAGATTACGCTATTTATAAGGTCAAAAGGGGAGATACATTAGAAGGCATAGCAAACAAATTCGGAGTGGATTGGAGAGAGTTAAAGAGTTTTAACAACCTAAAAACAACCAAACTATCAGAAGGTCAGGAAATAAAGATACCTGCTAGATCTGTCAGTAAAAGAACTCAAAATCAGACAAAAGACTATGAAACTTACGTAGTTCAGAAGGGTGGTAGATTAGAGCATTTGGCTAAAAAGCTTGGAGTTTCAGAAAGAGAGTTGGAAAGGCTAAATCCAAAATTGAAAGGCAAGTGGTTGGAGAAGGGAACTGTGGTAAAAGTACCTCGCGTTGAAAAGAGAGAGGAAAAGGAGACAACAAAGTATGAAATATATACGGTCAAGAAAGGTGGCAGGCTGGAACACATAGCTAAAAGCTTAGGAATTTCTAAGGAAGAGTTAGAAAAGTTGAACCCAGAATTGAAACAAAAGTGGTTATCAAAAGGCACAAAGGTAAAAGTGCCTATAAAACATCAGAAGGAGATAACTGAAAACTATCAAACTTACGTTGTAAAAAAAACTGCCAGACTTGAACATGTGGCAAAAAAGTTAGGCCTTTCGGAAAGAGAGTTGGAGAGGTTGAATCCAGAATTAAAAGACAAATGGTTGAAAAAGGGAACGGTTGTAAAAATACCAGTTAAAAACAACATTCATGCTACGGCGTCAGAAGAGAAAGTACGCCAACCCATTTCACCACAAAAAATGGAGGAAAGAGAACAACATAAAGAGACAGAAAATCTAATGGATGTGAAAATTCTAAAAAACAGTTTACCCTTGCCTGTAGAAGGTGAAATTACAAAAAATAACAGGGGAGTGAAAATAATTGCAGAGTGCGGAACCCCAGTTAAAGCGGTTGAGGAGGGGAAAGTGATATATAGCGGGGGTGACCTACAAGCTTACGGAAACATGATTATATTAGACCATGGAGAGTTCATATCTTTGTACGCAAATAACCAAAAAAACTTAGTAAAAAGAGGGGAACAAGTATCCAAAAACCAACAAATTGCATTGGTTGGAAGGAAAAACAACTCTGAGAACTGTGCGCTTTATTTTGAACTTAGAAATAAGGAAGGTATCCCTTTAGATCCTACAGAATATTTAAGAAACACTCAATAA
- a CDS encoding RusA family crossover junction endodeoxyribonuclease, whose protein sequence is MSEGEKRIELHLSSLPVPKSNRYIRKKGGTVFKPPRIKNWEARAIWEIKQQYSGDPLDGPLSMEVILVLPNRRKRDIDNMLKSLWDVLEKAKVIKNDNQIYEIRTIKQIEKNVQKTIIYIKRLE, encoded by the coding sequence GTGAGTGAAGGAGAAAAGAGAATAGAGTTGCACCTTTCCTCGCTCCCAGTGCCAAAAAGCAACAGATACATAAGGAAAAAAGGGGGGACAGTTTTTAAACCTCCCAGAATAAAAAACTGGGAAGCAAGAGCTATTTGGGAAATTAAGCAGCAATACAGTGGCGATCCATTGGATGGACCATTATCCATGGAAGTTATTCTGGTGCTACCAAATAGAAGAAAGAGAGACATTGACAACATGCTAAAAAGCCTTTGGGATGTGTTAGAAAAGGCAAAAGTCATAAAAAATGACAATCAGATATATGAAATAAGAACCATAAAGCAAATAGAAAAAAATGTGCAAAAAACTATCATCTACATAAAAAGGTTGGAATAA